CAAATGGTGTGTCAATCGGGTAACCCGAATATAATTCGGATTGTTACAGATATTAATTGGGCTAATGGGCCTTGAGTTTTGCCAAGACAAGGGCCGATGTTCCTCGTTAAAAGTGTGGCAAAACATCATATATTTGTCCCTCATCTATGTTCATAATTCGACTAAAACTCGCTTCGAAATTTAGGATCGAACGTTCTCACGTTTTGAATTGGTAGAACAATAGAGTTTCTACCTCTAGGAGCAGCCAGATGAGTGTtcacataacttattttcataacgTAGGGTTAATAGGAACCTCGTTGTTgtccttttaatttttatttattttttaaaaaaatttctaaTACAATCtattcatatcttcaaattttattTTTCAAAAGTCGAATTCATGATCTCTTGTAGAGAAATAAACACCATAACTATTGGACAACGTCTTGATTGACCTCTCCTTTTAATTTTTTGGTCCATAATAAAATCAGTTTATAGTTTAATCATTATTAGAATATGTTGACATAGCTTTGGAGTCCTccatgatttttttattttttttccattttGTTTATATCTATAGATTGAAAGTAAATTGCCAACCTAAGTAACTTCCCCTCATCCGTTTATAGTAGAAATTTTATATTTCGACTATCTTGCTCTAAAGTACTTTATTATATGCTTTTTTCATCTGTTATTTTTTTAATAGATGAcgttttaattttttaaatattttctaaatatataaatttttaaatgaatttaaaatgtcAAAAATACATCTATTATTTTTTAATAGAGGTAGTATAATTTTGGCTACTTTCATCCCTCCTTTGCGCTTACTTTTGTTATTTGGACTGTTTCGTCCTTTATGTTAAAATAATTTTGACTCGATAGTGCCTCATGTTCTACGCAAACTATTTAACCCTTATATTTACACTGTTAATCAATTTGGTCCTTGACGGACCTTGAAATCGATTGATCCATTTCATCACAAGCAATATTTCTATCAAATGCAATAAATTGAAGACTAAGCAAACATGTTATATTCAGACTTTTCAATTGAGAGAAAAGCAGCCTAATTTTTCTTCAATGGCGAAAGAAATGTTCTTCTCACAATGAATCATTAAATGATACAACAGACTAAGCTCAAGGTTCTTCTTCTCAATAGAAACCAGGGATGATCTTGTAACGAACCTTCTCACAGTACAATTTCCAGTATTTCCCGTATCTGCATGCATAAAACAAAGCTGCTGAAAAATGGTGCTTCCAGAATAATCAACATTATAAACCTATCGGATAAATTTATGGTTACTTACTTGGAACGACATCTATCATCATCCCTTTTCGCTCGGTCAAAGAGAAGGATGGTAAGGAATATCACATAGAAGTATGGCAAGAACTGCAAAATAAAAGCTGTAAGTAACAGTTTATGATGGAAAGTGGAATTAATGATATTGATCAAATATGTTATATATTACTTCCTCCGTCTTCAAATAGATGATGTTTTTGCTTTTTAGGTTCATCGAAAAGTTGACTCTATCTAGTCAATTTCCCAATGAAcctaaaatgtaaaaaaaaaaaattaatctctTCAAAGAAAAGAAAAAACGTCGTCTATTTGAAGACGGAGGGAGTATTTGCTTACATGATCAAAAAGAGCTGGCACAGTCCAGAAAAAAGCAGCCAATATCTCTGGTACATAGTGGAAATGACGAGCCAAACCCCACCATCCTGAAGTTAGAAGAAGGCTGGTCTTCATTTCTCCAGATTCGGTAGTGTATGTCGCCACAATCTGTAGAAGAGTAGTCATGTAAAAAAGATTGCATTTTGTAGTTTCATCTTCCAACAAAATAAAAGAAAAAGTGACGCATTTACACTATTGGCAACTCTATACACAAGAACTGTCTGTCTGATGAAAAATTAATCTTAGAGACTATATAATAACCTTGGATGGAGCTTTTCCCCAGATACGGCATTTTCCATTGGTTTTTCGAAATTCTTGCCTTTGTCTGTCACAGTCATAGTTGATGTATACGCAGAGAATTCCAGCAGCAAGAATAGAAAGTTCAAGCTGGAAATGTTGATAGATTTTTTGTCAGAATAGAAATACCTCGGGAATTTAAAAGTATCAGAGCACGTTTATACATCAGCGGTCCAAGTGCAATATATTATTGGTGCAAAGATCACTATTTTAGCATTCAGGTACAAACTGCAAGTTTTTTAGTCCAAAAATTCGGGAAACACTAATACTAAATTGTCAACTTTCAGGGAAACTCAAGTCAAAATGCATAGTCATGCAAGATTTTACCACCTCAACTTCATCAAATTTAGTTTCACAAAGAAAGATTTATAATCTTTTTCAGACGATTCAAGACAAAGCGCCCAAGTGCAACTTATTCTAGCATCCACACAGCGGATTGAGAAGGTTATCGTAAAAGTAAGGGCAATTTTGTACCTGAACTCCAAGGTTCACAGGATGATTGACAAGGTACATGCCAGGTGAAGTATAAATAGATGGAACCCACACCAAACACCCCCAGCAAATGTAAAATCCAGCTGTCAATGCCAAATACACCCTTTATCAAATCAAAATTACAATTAAAAGACCAATACCGCTTTTATAGAACTTAGCAAACATGGAGCAAATGATTATGAGAATGTTAAACCTCGATCATGTGCAATGTCCATTGTGCTCCAGTAACCAGCTTCCCACCAGAAAAACTTAGAGACATACACCAGCATCAATATTGTATTTACAAGCATGGAGTCAGCAACTTTCCCATTCGTTTCATACTGATAAGACGGAGAATCTAGGTATCAGATAAGTTTAAAGACTTCACATAAATTACTAATGCCCATGTCATATGACTATTACTAAGCCCACATTATGTAACAAGTAAAGTTACCTGCTTTATGCAATAGGTGACTGCAAGAACTGCCCATGACATCATACCAAATCTACAGTTGGTAAAAACTTTGATGTCAAAGTCTTTACCAATTCGAGGATACAACTCCATACCCTACAAAAAGAAAGTAACCACTTGTTAATCCCTTTAAGCCGGGCACGGTGCTTTGAAATTGACGCTGTCTACATTGTCACTAACAATTTCCAGTGAGCGATGGCCTAGTTCAGAGTTCTTTCATCAAAAATTTCATTCCAGAATACAATATTAAAGCTCGTGAATGATTCATTGCCAACTTATATCTGTGTTTTTGATTCAAAAATGATTATTTACCAACTTTCCATCAGTTCTCTCTTATTTAAATTGCTTAGTTTCTTACAAGAGAAACAAGCCACTTGGCGCTAGCATCTGGAGACACAAGAAAATGCTCACCCAGTAGAAATCAATTATAAAGTTCCCACATGAGCCAGAGTCAGTTGAAGATGGTGCCAAATGACCCTGCAGAGGTAATTAGGGTCAGATACTTAAACTGATGTGATCGAGAACAAAATTTAATCAAGAGATAAGTTTAGATCCTTACTTTTATGTATAACAATATACAAAAGATGAAGCTTCCAAAAATGAGTGCTGAATATATTTCTCCCAAGTGGTCGTAAACAATAGAGGGGTTGAATATCCCAaaccttgaaaaaaaaaaaaaaaatagtaataagCACCAAGTTAACTTGTTAGGCCATTCATAAGAATCAAAACAATATGGAAAAACAGTCACAACTCAACAATAAATTTTATTGATCAAAGTGACAATCATGCATAATAGTAGAAACGTTGTCCTTCACAACTGAAAGTTTAAGAGAGATTGTATCTATTGGCAAAAATAGAAGAAATACTCACCACCATAAGCTCAGATAAGTAATTAGGGTCACCACATATGCTGCTATTCCATTTGCCTGCAATGATAACAAAGATACATACTAGTTATTTATACATCAAGAAAAATTTAGATGAAGAACAGTATGATGTTGGAATTTCCTGTCTTTTGAGATAAAAAACAAATATTTTCTGCGGGTTCATCTTCTTTTCTGTAAATTAAAGTAGACAGAATAATACCACCACCCACAGAATAACTTCAAAATGAAAAAAGTGAAAAATTAAAAATACCTTATAAACAGGAATGTTGCCTTTGGGAGATATCGGAccctcaacccgttttccaggcaATAAAAGCTGAAGAGCAGCCTCAAATGCTGCATAACATGCAATTATTTTCCAGGCAATAGCAGTGGGTCTTGGCCAAATGTCAATAAATCCTTGAAGGCCGTTGTTTTTAAGGGAACCAAATGTTTGGAGCACTGAACCATCTGCATGAACCATTGTATACCATCTGCACAAACCGGCAAACTCAATCCTAGCATAAAACCCATATCGTTTGGCTTCGTCTTAACATATATTCATAATCAAACTAAAAACAGAATCAGGATGCATATAAAATCCATCTAAGTTTATAATATGAAAATCCCAGTTAATATAATTTCGATTTACATCAAAAAGCTACAAACTTTAGGcatgaaaacaataaaaattcagaCTTTACACTCTTGCATtgacaatacatgagtaaaaaacTTGATTTTTTTTCCCAAGATCTAATACAAAGAGAACAATTCGATATCTAAGATTTGAAAAAGAGAAGGGAGCTTACAGTAAGATGACAAAAGGAGGGCATAGAGAGAGAAGAGAAAGCATGGAAGCATAAGTCACTAATGGAGAATGGACAGTCTTTGATTCAGCCATTTTCCTCAATCAACAATTGAAGTATGAGATTGTCAAAGTGATTTTTTCTGGTTCTGGAGATGGGTGGGAGTGTAGACTTAACACAGCTCAGCTCACTCTGCTTCACACTTTGTGGATTCCAGTTTTCCACCAATTCGGATTCTCTCTTTCTGATTAAAGTTTTCTCTTTTTTTACTGAAaatattttcaattttttttaatgaAAAAAATAGATTTTTTTAACTTAATTTCACCATTAATTATATGGACGTTTTCAATAAAAttataagatttttttttttgaattcaaTAAAATTATAAGATTATCATAATCTGTCCTGTTTAATTGTAATTttctataataaataaatttgtaagTAAGAAAATAATTAACCAAAAAATCATTTAAATGTCAGGTATctgttataaaaatatatatattttaaatacttttACCCTAGTTGAATATTTTTCTCACTCATCTACCATAACTTGACCATAAATTTGTGAATGTATAATTCAATCATGCTAAATGTACCTTAAAAAAAATCATGCTATTAGATTCAAATTCAAGAGTCTTAGATTTATTATCGATCATAATTGAGGTAAACCTTAGGTGTCGATCTATAGGTGTTTGTCCTGTTGGTCTTGAACAGATTATCAAAATATCCTGAATTTTAATTTTTTCTCAAATTGTTTACAGAATATTTCTCCGTCCATCTTCAACGACCATCCCTACCTCCCGACTCCCACTCTGTTATGTTTGTAAAATTATTCGATAGTTTCATCTCCTAATCGTCTATTTGCTGGCCGCCAATTGAAAGTTTATCGGATTTTGAAGAGGGGTGATGATTAAATCGAGCAGATGTAAGGAAAAAGCCGGCAAAGGCGATTGGCCGAAGAAGGACAATGGAGCTCTGGTCTGGTAGGTTGGTAGCGATGGTTTCCGGAGCGCCGGTGGATCGTGATAAAGGAAAAACAAAATTAAAGTCATGGCTTGCTGGACTTcgaatagaaaaataaaaataaaaacgataTGTAGAGAGAGCTAGAAAGAGGCGATGGAAGCAGCCGCAATCTGGACTTGAACGACGGGTGTGGCGGAGACGACGATCCGATTTCATAGGTGGCGGCGGAGGTAGATAGCGGTAGAGATTGAAGCATAGGATGTCAGGGATGAGTAATAAGGGTGTTTTAGGTATTATAAAATATTGTTTGGTTGAGTTGGGTTCCACATCATATGATAGTACACGTGTCAATTTGTAATTAAACGACCAACAAGACAAACACCTATGGACCAACATCTAAGTTTTGCCCTCATAATTGGTCacataatctttttttttttcattttaattaACTTCAAAAAAATAATGGGTTTGATTATTACTCCCTCCCTCCGTATATAAATAGACGACGTTTTTAGTGTTCTTTTGTATTTAAATAGTTGACGTTTTGAAAATATcaaaatattttttatatttttaccccTCCACTAACTTTACACCACATTCAATTAATAATTTAATTGAGAGAAAAAggttaaaattataaagtgatgttAATTTTTGTATTGAAATTAATGATATTGATATGCGTAAAAAGTTCAAATGTGTCAACTATTCAAATACAGAGATAGTATTAAATATTGAAATCTATACTTCATGTAATAAGTGTCaaatttgtattttaatttttttattggtAAATGAGGGGATCAATAGAAAATTATAAAGATGTAATGGTGCATGTAACTGTTGGAGTGGATTGTCTCGAGGAGCTTGAGACCTTGGAGATTGCAAACAATGTTGTAGAAATGAAGGAAAAGAAGAATTGCGGCAATAGTAGCTTAG
This DNA window, taken from Rutidosis leptorrhynchoides isolate AG116_Rl617_1_P2 unplaced genomic scaffold, CSIRO_AGI_Rlap_v1 contig444, whole genome shotgun sequence, encodes the following:
- the LOC139883754 gene encoding 7-dehydrocholesterol reductase isoform X1, giving the protein MAESKTVHSPLVTYASMLSLLSLCPPFVILLWYTMVHADGSVLQTFGSLKNNGLQGFIDIWPRPTAIAWKIIACYAAFEAALQLLLPGKRVEGPISPKGNIPVYKANGIAAYVVTLITYLSLWWFGIFNPSIVYDHLGEIYSALIFGSFIFCILLYIKGHLAPSSTDSGSCGNFIIDFYWGMELYPRIGKDFDIKVFTNCRFGMMSWAVLAVTYCIKQYETNGKVADSMLVNTILMLVYVSKFFWWEAGYWSTMDIAHDRAGFYICWGCLVWVPSIYTSPGMYLVNHPVNLGVQLELSILAAGILCVYINYDCDRQRQEFRKTNGKCRIWGKAPSKIVATYTTESGEMKTSLLLTSGWWGLARHFHYVPEILAAFFWTVPALFDHFLPYFYVIFLTILLFDRAKRDDDRCRSKYGKYWKLYCEKVRYKIIPGFY
- the LOC139883754 gene encoding 7-dehydrocholesterol reductase isoform X2: MAESKTVHSPLVTYASMLSLLSLCPPFVILLWYTMVHADGSVLQTFGSLKNNGLQGFIDIWPRPTAIAWKIIACYAAFEAALQLLLPGKRVEGPISPKGNIPVYKANGIAAYVVTLITYLSLWFGIFNPSIVYDHLGEIYSALIFGSFIFCILLYIKGHLAPSSTDSGSCGNFIIDFYWGMELYPRIGKDFDIKVFTNCRFGMMSWAVLAVTYCIKQYETNGKVADSMLVNTILMLVYVSKFFWWEAGYWSTMDIAHDRAGFYICWGCLVWVPSIYTSPGMYLVNHPVNLGVQLELSILAAGILCVYINYDCDRQRQEFRKTNGKCRIWGKAPSKIVATYTTESGEMKTSLLLTSGWWGLARHFHYVPEILAAFFWTVPALFDHFLPYFYVIFLTILLFDRAKRDDDRCRSKYGKYWKLYCEKVRYKIIPGFY